From Drosophila suzukii chromosome 2R, CBGP_Dsuzu_IsoJpt1.0, whole genome shotgun sequence, a single genomic window includes:
- the Trpm gene encoding transient receptor potential cation channel trpm isoform X23 → MVVTDSPSPLAAHKYLRRISKDFSTVRRYSNTPAVVSVRASTSAFIAAESAAHLPTCRGPSPTPRTPTSTPRGIRRRQRMRKRSSVSSTLSKVLILNVRDLLKTHAGGEPLKEHQPRSWIETNFQKRECIKFIPCPKDDTKCCCGQAQITHQTIPGIESGSPGDPWLPTKHTRPQPTDAYGTIEFQGGAHPTKAQYVRLSFDTRPELLVQLFTKEWNLELPKLLITVQGGKANFDLQAKLKKEIRKGLLKAAKTTGAWIFTGGTNTGVTKQVGDALLLEGQQRTGRVVSIGIAPWGIVERNHELLGHNREVPCHSISSPRSKLAVLNNRHAYFLLVDNGTQAKYGAELILRRKLEKFISNLKLHPSKNHWLKTNVTHSSTPVVCLVIEGGTNTIRAVLEYVTDSPPVPVVVCDGSGRAADLLAFVHKYASDGEEQPVLESMRDYLIGTIQKTFEVGLDQSEKLYQELLQCTRNKNLITVFRIQEKPEGEAQELDQTILTALFKSQHLSPPEQLSLALTWNRVDIARSEIFVYGQEWPNGALDEAMMQALEHDRIDFVKLLLENGVSMKKFLTIPRLEELYNTKHGPANTLGYILRDVRPHIPKGYIYTLHDIGLVINKLMGGAYRSYYTRRKFRPIYAKVMNSYANACRKSSTYQYQRYAGANSLSLVTGLLPFTSEMALFEFPFNELLIWAVLTKRQQMALLMWTHGEEALAKSLVSCKLYKAMAHEAAEDDLDTEIYEELRSYAKEFESKGNKLLDFSYRQDAEKAQRLLTCELHSWSNQSCLSLAVAANHRALLAHPCSQVILADLWMGGLRTRKNTNFKVILGLAMPFYIRQLDFKSKEELQQMPQTEEEHLENQNLDNDDSDRSQPDAESALLKAKRSISLRYRMGAGANNREKALLADTYSVRDTKVHENGKVNLTAGAEEPPSKVSLTDSDPAQFREFFNLSEYNEVKQHQPLRLKKKFYEFYTAPITKFWADSIAYMFFLIMFSFTVLVKMEQMPRWQEWYSIAYITTLGFEKIREIISSEPVAITHKFSVWAWNMWNPCDGAAIILFVIGLAFRFRETTMDIGRVIYCVDSIYWYLRILNILGVNKYLGPLVTMMGKMVKNMIYFVVLLAVVLMSFGVSRQAILYPNKQPTWSLIKEVTFQPYFMLYGEVFAGDIDPPCGEDPSQPGCVTGHWVTPITMSMYLLIANILLINLLIAVFNNIFNEVNSVSHQVWMFQRFTVVMEYQQKPVLPPPFIALCHFYSLLKYCVRKAKGEPGMSKFSFVP, encoded by the exons CACCAGCCGCGTAGTTGGATCGAGACAAATTTCCAGAAGCGCGAATGCATCAAATTCATACCATGCCCAAAGGACGATACAAA ATGCTGCTGTGGCCAGGCCCAGATCACACATCAGACTATTCCGGGCATCGAGAGTGGGTCGCCCGGAGACCCCTGGCTGCCCACGAAGCACACCCGCCCGCAGCCCACGGACGCCTATGGAACCATCGAGTTCCAGGGCGGGGCCCATCCCACAAAGGCCCAG TACGTTCGCCTGTCGTTCGACACGCGGCCCGAGTTGCTGGTGCAGCTATTCACCAAGGAATGGAATCTGGAATTGCCAAAACTTTTGATCACCGTGCAGGGCGGCAAGGCCAACTTTGATTTGCAGGCCAAGCTGAAAAAG GAGATACGCAAAGGACTGCTGAAGGCGGCCAAGACCACGGGAGCCTGGATATTCACCGGCGGCACAAACACCG GCGTGACCAAGCAAGTGGGCGACGCCCTGCTCCTGGAGGGTCAGCAGCGGACAGGACGAGTGGTCAGCATCGGCATCGCCCCCTGGGGCATCGTGGAGCGCAATCACGAGCTGCTGGGCCACAACCGCGAGGTGCCCTGCCACAGCATTAGTTCGCCCAG ATCCAAGTTGGCCGTGCTGAACAATCGCCATGCCTACTTTCTCCTGGTGGACAATGGAACCCAGGCCAAATACGGCGCCGAATTGATACTGAGGCGCAAGCTGGAGAAGTTCATATCCAACCTGAAGCTACACCCAT CAAAGAATCACTGGCTAAAAACAAACG TCACACATTCCAGTACGCCCGTCGTCTGCCTGGTGATCGAGGGCGGCACCAACACGATACGTGCGGTGCTCGAGTACGTGACGGATTCGCCGCCGGTTCCGGTTGTCGTATGTGACGGATCCGGGCGTGCCGCCGACCTTCTGGCCTTCGTCCACAA ATATGCCTCGGATGGCGAGGAGCAGCCGGTTCTCGAGTCCATGCGAGACTATCTCATCGGGACCATACAGAAGACCTTCGAAGTGGGCCTGGACCAATCCGAGAAACTCTATCAGGAGCTGCTGCAGTGCACAAGGAACAAGAATCTG ATTACCGTCTTTCGCATACAGGAAAAGCCCGAGGGCGAGGCGCAGGAACTGGATCAGACCATCTTAACGGCCCTCTTCAAGTCGCAGCATCTCAGTCCGCCGGAGCAATTGAGTCTTGCCTTAACGTGGAATCGGGTGGACATAGCGCGCAGCGAGATATTCGTCTACGGGCAGGAATGGCCCAATG GCGCTTTGGACGAGGCCATGATGCAGGCCCTGGAGCACGATAGAATCGATTTTGTCAAATTGCTCTTGGAGAATGGCGTTTCGATGAAGAAGTTTTTAACAATACCGCGCCTCGAGGAGCTCTACAATACCAAACACGGTCCGGCCAACACGCTGGG ATACATCCTGCGCGATGTCCGACCGCACATACCCAAGGGCTACATTTACACGCTCCACGACATCGGCCTGGTGATCAATAAACTAATGGGCGGCGCATATCG ATCCTATTACACGCGCCGTAAGTTCCGGCCCATCTACGCCAAGGTTATGAACAGCTATGCAAACGCCTGCCGCAAGTCCTCCACCTACCAGTACCAGCGGTATGCCGGGGCCAATTCGCTGAGCCTGGTCACCGGCCTGCTGCCCTTCACCTCGGAAATGGCCCTCTTCGAGTTCCCCTTCAACGAGCTGCTG ATTTGGGCCGTGCTGACCAAGCGCCAGCAGATGGCGCTGTTGATGTGGACCCACGGAGAGGAGGCGCTGGCCAAGTCACTCGTGTCCTGCAAACTGTACAAGGCCATGGCCCACGAGGCGGCCGAGGACGACCTGGACACAGAAATTTATGAGGAGCTGCGCTCCTACGCCAAAGAGTTCGAGAGCAAGG GCAACAAGTTGCTGGACTTTAGTTACCGACAGGATGCGGAAAAGGCGCAGAGGCTGCTCACCTGTGAGCTGCACTCCTGGTCAAACCAGAGTTGCCTTTCGCTGGCCGTGGCGGCCAACCATCGTGCCCTGCTAGCCCATCCCTGCAGCCAGGTGATCCTGGCGGATCTCTGGATGGGTGGTCTTCGTACCCGCAAGAATACCAACTTTAAG GTCATCTTGGGCCTAGCGATGCCATTCTACATCAGGCAGCTGGACTTCAAGTCCAAGGAGGAGCTGCAGCAGATGCCGCAGACCGAGGAGGAGCATCTGGAGAACCAGAATCTGGACAATGACGACTCGGATCGTTCGCAGCCGGATGCCGAG AGCGCCCTTTTAAAAGCCAAAAGATCCATTTCCTTGAGATATAGGATGGGCGCGGGTGCTAATAATCGCGAAAAG GCTCTATTGGCGGATACTTACTCAGTGCGCGATACAAAAGTACACGAAAATGGCAAA GTTAATCTCACTGCTGGAGCGGAGGAACCGCCCTCCAAA GTCTCGCTCACCGACTCGGATCCCGCCCAGTTCAGGGAGTTCTTCAATCTCTCCGAGTACAATGAGGTGAAGCAGCACCAGCCGCTGCGCCTGAAGAAGAAGTTCTACGAGTTCTACACGGCACCCATAACCAAGTTCTGGGCCGATTCG ATTGCCTACATGTTCTTCCTCATAATGTTCTCCTTCACCGTGCTGGTGAAGATGGAGCAGATGCCGCGGTGGCAGGAATGGTACTCGATAGCATATATCACAACGCTGGGCTTCGAAAAGATACGCGAAATAATATCCTCCGAGCCGGTGGCCATTAC GCATAAATTCTCGGTGTGGGCGTGGAATATGTGGAATCCATGTGACGGCGCCGCCATAATACTCTTCGTCATCGGTCTGGCATTTCGGTTCCGGGAGACCACCATGGACATTGGACGGGTCATCTATTGTGTGGACAGCATCTACTGGTACCTGCGCATCCTGAACATCCTGGGCGTGAATAAATACCTGG GTCCCCTGGTCACCATGATGGGTAAAATGGTGAAGAACATGATATACTTCGTGGTCCTGCTGGCCGTCGTCCTGATGAGTTTCGGCGTCAGCAGACAGGCGATTCTGTACCCCAACAAGCAGCCCACCTGGAGTCTTATCAAGGAG GTCACCTTCCAGCCCTACTTCATGCTGTACGGCGAGGTGTTCGCCGGTGATATCGACCCTCCCTGCGGCGAGGATCCCAGTCAGCCGGGCTGCGTCACCG GGCACTGGGTAACGCCGATTACGATGTCCATGTATCTCTTGATTGCCAATATTCTGCTGATAAATCTGCTCATCGCCGTGTTCAACAACATCTTCAACGAGGTCAACTCGGTTTCGCATCAG GTTTGGATGTTCCAGCGGTTCACTGTGGTGATGGAGTACCAGCAGAAGCCCGTCCTGCCGCCGCCATTCATCGCGCTGTGCCACTTCTACTCGCTGCTCAAGTACTGTGTGCGAAAGGCGAAAGGTGAGCCCGGGATGAGCAAGTTTAGCTTCGTTCCCT GA
- the Trpm gene encoding transient receptor potential cation channel trpm isoform X10, giving the protein MVVTDSPSPLAAHKYLRRISKDFSTVRRYSNTPAVVSVRASTSAFIAAESAAHLPTCRGPSPTPRTPTSTPRGIRRRQRMRKRSSVSSTLSKVLILNVRDLLKTHAGGEPLKEHQPRSWIETNFQKRECIKFIPCPKDDTKCCCGQAQITHQTIPGIESGSPGDPWLPTKHTRPQPTDAYGTIEFQGGAHPTKAQYVRLSFDTRPELLVQLFTKEWNLELPKLLITVQGGKANFDLQAKLKKEIRKGLLKAAKTTGAWIFTGGTNTGVTKQVGDALLLEGQQRTGRVVSIGIAPWGIVERNHELLGHNREVPCHSISSPRSKLAVLNNRHAYFLLVDNGTQAKYGAELILRRKLEKFISNLKLHPSKNHWLKTNVTHSSTPVVCLVIEGGTNTIRAVLEYVTDSPPVPVVVCDGSGRAADLLAFVHKYASDGEEQPVLESMRDYLIGTIQKTFEVGLDQSEKLYQELLQCTRNKNLITVFRIQEKPEGEAQELDQTILTALFKSQHLSPPEQLSLALTWNRVDIARSEIFVYGQEWPNGALDEAMMQALEHDRIDFVKLLLENGVSMKKFLTIPRLEELYNTKHGPANTLGYILRDVRPHIPKGYIYTLHDIGLVINKLMGGAYRSYYTRRKFRPIYAKVMNSYANACRKSSTYQYQRYAGANSLSLVTGLLPFTSEMALFEFPFNELLIWAVLTKRQQMALLMWTHGEEALAKSLVSCKLYKAMAHEAAEDDLDTEIYEELRSYAKEFESKGNKLLDFSYRQDAEKAQRLLTCELHSWSNQSCLSLAVAANHRALLAHPCSQVILADLWMGGLRTRKNTNFKVILGLAMPFYIRQLDFKSKEELQQMPQTEEEHLENQNLDNDDSDRSQPDAEVSLTDSDPAQFREFFNLSEYNEVKQHQPLRLKKKFYEFYTAPITKFWADSIAYMFFLIMFSFTVLVKMEQMPRWQEWYSIAYITTLGFEKIREIISSEPVAITHKFSVWAWNMWNPCDGAAIILFVIGLAFRFRETTMDIGRVIYCVDSIYWYLRILNILGVNKYLGPLVTMMGKMVKNMIYFVVLLAVVLMSFGVSRQAILYPNKQPTWSLIKEVTFQPYFMLYGEVFAGDIDPPCGEDPSQPGCVTGHWVTPITMSMYLLIANILLINLLIAVFNNIFNEVNSVSHQVWMFQRFTVVMEYQQKPVLPPPFIALCHFYSLLKYCVRKAKGLEVQRDNGLKLFLEKDDLERLYDFEEECVEGFFHEQEIILNQSTDERVKNTTERVETMSQKIEDINQKENIQTATVQNIEFRLRKMEESSEQILSHLAVIHRFMSTHIAGTDDLRGSTINIPGEMQRVRTISISDTEAGGGPGGNGGGGGGGGGAIVPLGLGAGLNLNSLQVTTRRRFNRSLTEVRPDAYIFDEGTHFEVVPLPEEPDEVVKSREALNEQVVRKASMQSEADSDIYLPLSQRPSTCETVKRTPYVTVRQDTGASTESKDTLTPMGNNDDDQTLVGGDNSDDAAPDISFEAARHRALRQRTVSLCRRNSETYSLTGADINRSHISLNQLASLSRRQMSLTQSEPDSDKDAPAAQGSGHPGKSVLHAKPSRNILLKLHSEYTSITDELESVCHMIASPTVSLPSNKASLDRPKTEMSRAEAAALLEKKHLKECEENDYMILEGLIESRGSIDASAQGFEIGVSIDYSHRYPLRRETAVELSPSKPSVDGDLMGGGGGGGAGGGDSSDTSGAGSCGAMVVVSSGFQLKNERPWQRNSSMEQQAYPSPLVPTRATSDFLNAPYEGSGRLFKKSSESLQKNSSTETDYSAHPYRFIKQSSNETNTSLTGSYNVDTPSLTAEPSLDAGDSHSATGISISVGAVVGAATARYQPIRTASVGAADGRRLREESSSSLDLSASGPVTMQAAPAPPARPMQLKKQFSVDQGKPSQPAEAVPQTPEAAGQAGQAKLISTLKPQPFASKLGMNVLKESSSSTEESGGSSAKSSNPALSIPQISTHLVQDEIAKLSSNIKSSTESEKDPPFNETMC; this is encoded by the exons CACCAGCCGCGTAGTTGGATCGAGACAAATTTCCAGAAGCGCGAATGCATCAAATTCATACCATGCCCAAAGGACGATACAAA ATGCTGCTGTGGCCAGGCCCAGATCACACATCAGACTATTCCGGGCATCGAGAGTGGGTCGCCCGGAGACCCCTGGCTGCCCACGAAGCACACCCGCCCGCAGCCCACGGACGCCTATGGAACCATCGAGTTCCAGGGCGGGGCCCATCCCACAAAGGCCCAG TACGTTCGCCTGTCGTTCGACACGCGGCCCGAGTTGCTGGTGCAGCTATTCACCAAGGAATGGAATCTGGAATTGCCAAAACTTTTGATCACCGTGCAGGGCGGCAAGGCCAACTTTGATTTGCAGGCCAAGCTGAAAAAG GAGATACGCAAAGGACTGCTGAAGGCGGCCAAGACCACGGGAGCCTGGATATTCACCGGCGGCACAAACACCG GCGTGACCAAGCAAGTGGGCGACGCCCTGCTCCTGGAGGGTCAGCAGCGGACAGGACGAGTGGTCAGCATCGGCATCGCCCCCTGGGGCATCGTGGAGCGCAATCACGAGCTGCTGGGCCACAACCGCGAGGTGCCCTGCCACAGCATTAGTTCGCCCAG ATCCAAGTTGGCCGTGCTGAACAATCGCCATGCCTACTTTCTCCTGGTGGACAATGGAACCCAGGCCAAATACGGCGCCGAATTGATACTGAGGCGCAAGCTGGAGAAGTTCATATCCAACCTGAAGCTACACCCAT CAAAGAATCACTGGCTAAAAACAAACG TCACACATTCCAGTACGCCCGTCGTCTGCCTGGTGATCGAGGGCGGCACCAACACGATACGTGCGGTGCTCGAGTACGTGACGGATTCGCCGCCGGTTCCGGTTGTCGTATGTGACGGATCCGGGCGTGCCGCCGACCTTCTGGCCTTCGTCCACAA ATATGCCTCGGATGGCGAGGAGCAGCCGGTTCTCGAGTCCATGCGAGACTATCTCATCGGGACCATACAGAAGACCTTCGAAGTGGGCCTGGACCAATCCGAGAAACTCTATCAGGAGCTGCTGCAGTGCACAAGGAACAAGAATCTG ATTACCGTCTTTCGCATACAGGAAAAGCCCGAGGGCGAGGCGCAGGAACTGGATCAGACCATCTTAACGGCCCTCTTCAAGTCGCAGCATCTCAGTCCGCCGGAGCAATTGAGTCTTGCCTTAACGTGGAATCGGGTGGACATAGCGCGCAGCGAGATATTCGTCTACGGGCAGGAATGGCCCAATG GCGCTTTGGACGAGGCCATGATGCAGGCCCTGGAGCACGATAGAATCGATTTTGTCAAATTGCTCTTGGAGAATGGCGTTTCGATGAAGAAGTTTTTAACAATACCGCGCCTCGAGGAGCTCTACAATACCAAACACGGTCCGGCCAACACGCTGGG ATACATCCTGCGCGATGTCCGACCGCACATACCCAAGGGCTACATTTACACGCTCCACGACATCGGCCTGGTGATCAATAAACTAATGGGCGGCGCATATCG ATCCTATTACACGCGCCGTAAGTTCCGGCCCATCTACGCCAAGGTTATGAACAGCTATGCAAACGCCTGCCGCAAGTCCTCCACCTACCAGTACCAGCGGTATGCCGGGGCCAATTCGCTGAGCCTGGTCACCGGCCTGCTGCCCTTCACCTCGGAAATGGCCCTCTTCGAGTTCCCCTTCAACGAGCTGCTG ATTTGGGCCGTGCTGACCAAGCGCCAGCAGATGGCGCTGTTGATGTGGACCCACGGAGAGGAGGCGCTGGCCAAGTCACTCGTGTCCTGCAAACTGTACAAGGCCATGGCCCACGAGGCGGCCGAGGACGACCTGGACACAGAAATTTATGAGGAGCTGCGCTCCTACGCCAAAGAGTTCGAGAGCAAGG GCAACAAGTTGCTGGACTTTAGTTACCGACAGGATGCGGAAAAGGCGCAGAGGCTGCTCACCTGTGAGCTGCACTCCTGGTCAAACCAGAGTTGCCTTTCGCTGGCCGTGGCGGCCAACCATCGTGCCCTGCTAGCCCATCCCTGCAGCCAGGTGATCCTGGCGGATCTCTGGATGGGTGGTCTTCGTACCCGCAAGAATACCAACTTTAAG GTCATCTTGGGCCTAGCGATGCCATTCTACATCAGGCAGCTGGACTTCAAGTCCAAGGAGGAGCTGCAGCAGATGCCGCAGACCGAGGAGGAGCATCTGGAGAACCAGAATCTGGACAATGACGACTCGGATCGTTCGCAGCCGGATGCCGAG GTCTCGCTCACCGACTCGGATCCCGCCCAGTTCAGGGAGTTCTTCAATCTCTCCGAGTACAATGAGGTGAAGCAGCACCAGCCGCTGCGCCTGAAGAAGAAGTTCTACGAGTTCTACACGGCACCCATAACCAAGTTCTGGGCCGATTCG ATTGCCTACATGTTCTTCCTCATAATGTTCTCCTTCACCGTGCTGGTGAAGATGGAGCAGATGCCGCGGTGGCAGGAATGGTACTCGATAGCATATATCACAACGCTGGGCTTCGAAAAGATACGCGAAATAATATCCTCCGAGCCGGTGGCCATTAC GCATAAATTCTCGGTGTGGGCGTGGAATATGTGGAATCCATGTGACGGCGCCGCCATAATACTCTTCGTCATCGGTCTGGCATTTCGGTTCCGGGAGACCACCATGGACATTGGACGGGTCATCTATTGTGTGGACAGCATCTACTGGTACCTGCGCATCCTGAACATCCTGGGCGTGAATAAATACCTGG GTCCCCTGGTCACCATGATGGGTAAAATGGTGAAGAACATGATATACTTCGTGGTCCTGCTGGCCGTCGTCCTGATGAGTTTCGGCGTCAGCAGACAGGCGATTCTGTACCCCAACAAGCAGCCCACCTGGAGTCTTATCAAGGAG GTCACCTTCCAGCCCTACTTCATGCTGTACGGCGAGGTGTTCGCCGGTGATATCGACCCTCCCTGCGGCGAGGATCCCAGTCAGCCGGGCTGCGTCACCG GGCACTGGGTAACGCCGATTACGATGTCCATGTATCTCTTGATTGCCAATATTCTGCTGATAAATCTGCTCATCGCCGTGTTCAACAACATCTTCAACGAGGTCAACTCGGTTTCGCATCAG GTTTGGATGTTCCAGCGGTTCACTGTGGTGATGGAGTACCAGCAGAAGCCCGTCCTGCCGCCGCCATTCATCGCGCTGTGCCACTTCTACTCGCTGCTCAAGTACTGTGTGCGAAAGGCGAAAG GATTGGAGGTGCAGCGGGACAACGGTCTCAAGCTGTTCCTGGAGAAGGACGACCTGGAGCGGCTGTACGACTTCGAGGAGGAGTGCGTCGAGGGTTTCTTCCACGAACAGGAAATCATCCTCAATCAGTCGACGGACGAGCGGGTGAAGAACACCACGGAGCGAGTGGAGACCATGTCTCAGAAAATCGAGGACATCAATCAGAAGGAAAACATACAGACGGCCACCGTTCAG AACATCGAGTTCCGGCTGCGAAAGATGGAGGAGTCCTCGGAGCAGATACTCTCCCACTTGGCCGTCATACATCGCTTCATGTCGACCCATATCGCAGGCACGGATGATTTGCGCGGCTCGACGATAAACATTCCGGGGGAGATGCAGCGCGTGCGTACCATCTCGATTTCGGACACGGAGGCCGGCGGCGGACCAGGCGGaaatggtggtggtggcggagGCGGCGGAGGAGCCATCGTACCACTTGGCCTGGGCGCCGGACTGAATTTAAATTCGCTGCAG GTGACCACCCGGCGCCGCTTCAATCGATCGCTGACCGAAGTCCGGCCGGATGCGTACATCTTCGACGAGGGCACGCACTTCGAGGTGGTGCCGCTGCCGGAGGAACCAGACGAGGTGGTCAAGTCACGGGAGGCCCTCAACGAGCAGGTGGTTCGCAAGGCGTCCATGCAATCGGAGGCGGACTCGGACATCTACCTGCCCCTCTCGCAGCGACCCTCCACCTGTGAGACGGTGAAACGGACCCCGTATGTGACCGTGCGCCAGGACACGGGTGCCAGCACGGAGAGCAAGGACACCCTCACGCCGATGGGCAACAACGATGACGACCAGACCCTCGTGGGAGGCGACAACTCCGATGATGCGGCGCCAGACATCAGCTTTGAGG CTGCCAGGCATCGGGCACTCCGCCAGCGCACGGTTTCCCTGTGCCGCCGCAACTCGGAGACCTACTCTTTGACCGGGGCGGACATAAACCGATCACACATCAGCCTCAACCAGCTGGCCTCCTTGTCCCGCCGACAGATGAGTCTCACGCAATCGGAGCCGGACAGCGACAAGGATGCACCCGCCGCCCAGGGATCCGGACACCCGG GTAAATCAGTATTGCATGCGAAACCCTCCAGAAATATCTTGCTGAAACTGCACAGCGAGTATACCTCGATCACGGACGAGCTGGAGAGCGTCTGCCACATGATAGCATCGCCCACGGTGTCCCTGCCGAGCAACAAAG CTTCACTGGACCGCCCCAAAACGGAAATGTCGCGGGCCGAGGCTGCGGCTTTGCTGGAGAAGAAGCATTTGAAGGAATGCGAGGAGAACGACTACATGATACTGGAGGGTCTGATTGAGTCGCGCGGCTCCATCGATGCCAGCGCCCAGGGATTTGAG ATCGGCGTATCCATAGACTACAGCCATCGCTATCCGCTGCGTCGCGAGACCGCCGTGGAGCTGTCACCTTCGAAGCCCTCGGTCGATGGCGACCTCATGGGCGGTGGCGGAGGTGGCGGCGCCGGCGGTGGCGACAGTAGCGACACCAGTGGGGCTGGTAGCTGCGGTGCCATGGTCGTCGTCTCGAGCGGCTTTCAGCTGAAGAACGAGCGCCCCTGGCAGCGCAACTCCTCGATGGAGCAGCAGGCGTATCCCTCGCCGCTGGTGCCCACCCGGGCCACGAGTGACTTCCTCAATGCCCCGTACGAGGGCAGCGGGCGGCTGTTCAAGAAGTCCAGCGAGAGCCTGCAAAAGAACTCCAGCACGGAGACGGACTACTCGGCCCACCCGTACCGCTTCATCAAGCAGAGTTCCAATGAGACGAACACCTCGCTGACGGGCTCCTACAACGTGGACACTCCCTCGCTGACGGCTGAGCCCTCGCTGGACGCCGGCGACTCGCACTCGGCGACGGGGATTAGCATCAGCGTTGGCGCTGTGGTCGGCGCTGCCACGGCGCGTTACCAGCCCATCCGTACCGCCTCGGTGGGAGCGGCCGATGGCCGGCGTTTGCGGGAGGAGAGCTCCAGTTCGCTGGACCTCAGCGCCTCGGGGCCAGTGACGATGCAGGCAGCGCCGGCACCGCCAGCGCGTCCGATGCAGCTGAAGAAACAGTTTAGCGTGGACCAGGGCAAGCCGTCTCAGCCGGCCGAGGCAGTGCCTCAGACACCGGAAGCCGCTGGCCAGGCTGGTCAGGCCAAACTGATTTCCACACTCAAGCCGCAGCCCTTTGCGAGCAAGCTGGGCATGAACGTGCTGAAGGAGAGCAGCTCCAGCACGGAGGAGTCCGGCGGGTCGTCCGCCAAGAGCAGCAACCCGGCGCTATCCATACCACAGATCAGCACCCATCTGGTGCAGGACGAGATCGCAAAGCTGTCGTCGAACATCAAGAGCAGCACCGAATCGGAAAAGGACCCGCCGTTCAACGAGACAATGTGTTAG